From Ruminococcus sp. HUN007, a single genomic window includes:
- a CDS encoding helicase-related protein has protein sequence MLALKRARGVAAAENKIYELEKVIQPYLNDNHILVYCGSATMPNIDSGNMNIEDEDIRQIDMITVLLGNKLNMKVSQYTSRESMPERKVIKDAFAEGEELQALVAIKCLDEGVNIPSIKTAFILASTSNPKEYIQRRGRVLRLYEGKDFAEIYDFITLPQKLNDTFSATKEEIEPSLGLVRKELKRAFEFADIADNYIEVNDILNEIKELYGIDEEIDQFKEEFDYYE, from the coding sequence ATGCTTGCGTTAAAAAGAGCCAGGGGAGTAGCTGCTGCGGAAAACAAAATTTATGAACTTGAAAAAGTTATTCAGCCTTATTTGAACGACAATCATATTTTAGTGTATTGCGGCTCAGCAACTATGCCAAATATCGATAGCGGCAATATGAACATAGAAGATGAAGATATACGTCAAATCGATATGATAACTGTTCTTCTTGGAAATAAGCTTAACATGAAAGTTTCACAATATACATCAAGAGAAAGCATGCCTGAACGAAAAGTTATTAAGGATGCATTTGCAGAAGGTGAAGAACTTCAGGCTTTGGTTGCAATTAAGTGCCTTGATGAAGGTGTGAACATTCCAAGTATAAAAACTGCATTTATTCTTGCGAGCACATCAAATCCTAAGGAATATATTCAAAGGCGAGGAAGAGTACTTAGACTTTATGAAGGAAAAGACTTTGCGGAAATTTATGATTTCATAACGCTGCCTCAGAAGCTTAATGATACCTTTTCAGCGACTAAAGAAGAAATAGAACCTTCGTTAGGACTTGTAAGAAAAGAACTTAAACGTGCATTTGAATTTGCGGATATAGCAGATAATTACATAGAGGTAAACGATATACTTAATGAAATCAAAGAATTGTATGGTATAGACGAAGAAATTGATCAGTTTAAAGAGGAGTTTGATTATTATGAGTGA
- a CDS encoding aminotransferase class V-fold PLP-dependent enzyme, giving the protein MVNGISYFDNAATTFPKPEEVYSFMDKFYRECGVNAGRGQHRLSAKANALIEETRKLLLDLFHCSNKKVVFTGTATEAINLILSGIDIPEKSTVYISPFEHNAVTRMLHHLQKKTDFSIEQLSVNKETKAYDTAKISEQFKNKKTVLCYCKSCKQCLRSGCSN; this is encoded by the coding sequence ATGGTAAACGGAATATCATACTTTGATAATGCGGCAACGACATTTCCAAAGCCGGAAGAAGTTTATTCCTTCATGGATAAGTTCTACCGTGAATGCGGAGTAAATGCCGGAAGAGGTCAGCACAGGCTTTCGGCCAAAGCAAATGCTCTTATAGAGGAGACAAGAAAATTACTGCTTGATCTTTTTCACTGCAGCAATAAAAAAGTTGTATTTACAGGTACGGCAACAGAAGCAATAAATCTTATTCTTTCAGGAATAGATATCCCGGAAAAAAGTACGGTTTACATTTCTCCGTTTGAACACAATGCGGTAACAAGAATGCTGCATCATCTGCAGAAGAAAACAGATTTCAGTATAGAACAGCTTTCGGTCAACAAAGAAACAAAAGCATATGATACTGCAAAAATCTCTGAACAGTTTAAAAATAAAAAAACCGTTTTGTGTTATTGTAAGTCATGCAAGCAATGTCTGCGGAGCGGTTGCTCCAATTGA
- a CDS encoding OmpA family protein has product MRKGKRKRGIKSKEGIGYWQSYSDLMAALLLMFILITMAILIKSNYEYQKKLEEQRLAQQQIMEQNEAMKRQQELLEEQEKKINDLIGVKAEIIEELSDAFNDVDLKVTIDNNTGAIAFASSVLFDYNKSDIKKSGEEFLNQFIPIYMESILNDRFRDDISEIIIEGYTDNVGDYVYNLELSQKRAFSVSKYCLDNPSLLNSTEEYDNLKNILTTNGKSMTNLIYKENGEVDSDASRRVEFKFRLKDDEMINELKEILESNKTED; this is encoded by the coding sequence TTGAGAAAAGGGAAAAGAAAACGCGGGATAAAATCCAAAGAGGGTATAGGGTACTGGCAATCATATTCAGATCTTATGGCTGCACTTCTCCTGATGTTTATACTTATTACTATGGCGATACTTATTAAATCCAATTATGAGTATCAGAAAAAACTTGAAGAACAGCGTCTGGCTCAGCAGCAGATCATGGAACAAAATGAAGCCATGAAGAGACAGCAGGAACTGCTTGAAGAACAGGAAAAGAAAATTAATGATCTGATTGGCGTAAAAGCCGAGATCATTGAAGAACTTAGTGATGCTTTTAATGATGTTGATCTGAAGGTAACAATCGATAATAATACCGGTGCCATAGCTTTCGCTTCGAGCGTTTTGTTTGATTATAATAAGTCAGATATCAAGAAGAGTGGTGAGGAATTCCTTAATCAGTTTATTCCGATTTATATGGAAAGCATTTTGAATGACAGATTCAGAGATGATATTTCAGAGATTATTATCGAAGGATATACAGATAATGTAGGGGATTATGTTTATAATCTTGAATTGTCACAGAAGAGAGCTTTTTCAGTATCAAAATATTGTCTCGATAATCCTTCTCTTCTTAATTCGACTGAAGAATATGATAACCTGAAAAATATTCTTACTACAAACGGAAAATCAATGACGAATCTGATCTATAAAGAAAACGGCGAAGTTGATAGTGATGCTTCAAGAAGAGTAGAATTCAAGTTCAGGCTTAAAGATGACGAAATGATAAACGAACTGAAGGAAATACTTGAAAGTAATAAAACAGAGGACTGA
- a CDS encoding DEAD/DEAH box helicase family protein has translation MSLIEVEVQPEYRSLVGNIVKDFYNPLLSRAVMYKRSVGFFSSSALSEISKGIFGLVRNGGHIQLVASPYLSESDIHSIKMGYEDRDRIIKEAILKELKEPETVFEGQRLNILANLISSGVMDIKIALIEDKNNLGMYHEKMGIIVDSDGNRVAFSGSMNESSTALLVNYETIDAFCSWNGANEEKRVIIKEQAFESIWNNVDPNVTIIDFPELTDEIINRYKKSDVDFEKEDNDRGYDFPDFNIEVELDTNHYPRVPDGFSFHDYQLEAIDNWEKNDYVGIFDMATGTGKTYTGLGSVVRLSEKLNHKLAVIIVCPFQHLVEQWAEDIRKFNMEPIIGYSSSSQKDWKKSLENAVFDQKLNLEGKEFFCLVCTNATFSSSFVQTQLNRINGDCLLLVDEAHNFGSLNLRKLLDEKYNYRLALSATLERIYDEDGTKKLMEYFGNKCIEYDLRRAIEEKKLTRYKYYPVLVELTSDELKKVQCINKADRTFRFICR, from the coding sequence ATGAGTTTGATTGAGGTAGAGGTTCAGCCGGAATACCGTTCGTTAGTCGGGAATATCGTTAAGGATTTTTATAATCCGTTGCTGAGTAGAGCTGTTATGTATAAAAGGTCGGTAGGTTTTTTCTCTTCATCAGCTCTGAGTGAAATATCAAAAGGTATATTTGGTCTTGTCAGAAATGGCGGACATATTCAGTTAGTAGCATCTCCGTATCTTTCTGAAAGTGATATTCATTCTATTAAGATGGGGTATGAAGATCGTGATAGAATTATTAAGGAAGCAATACTTAAAGAGTTAAAAGAACCGGAAACCGTGTTTGAAGGGCAGCGTTTAAATATACTTGCTAATTTGATTTCGTCCGGTGTCATGGATATAAAAATTGCTCTTATTGAAGATAAAAATAATCTGGGAATGTATCATGAAAAAATGGGGATAATCGTTGATTCTGATGGTAATAGAGTGGCATTTTCAGGTTCAATGAATGAGTCATCAACTGCATTGCTTGTTAATTACGAAACAATAGATGCGTTTTGCAGCTGGAACGGAGCGAATGAAGAAAAGCGTGTAATTATCAAGGAACAGGCATTTGAATCAATATGGAACAATGTTGATCCGAATGTGACCATTATTGATTTTCCAGAGCTTACTGATGAAATTATCAATAGGTACAAGAAATCAGATGTTGATTTTGAAAAAGAAGATAATGATCGTGGTTATGATTTTCCGGATTTCAATATAGAAGTAGAATTAGATACGAATCATTATCCAAGAGTTCCTGATGGATTTAGTTTTCATGATTATCAGTTAGAAGCAATTGATAACTGGGAAAAGAATGATTATGTTGGCATATTTGATATGGCTACTGGTACAGGAAAAACATATACAGGGTTAGGATCGGTAGTTAGATTATCTGAAAAATTAAATCATAAACTTGCAGTTATCATAGTATGTCCGTTTCAGCACCTGGTTGAACAATGGGCTGAAGATATTCGTAAGTTTAATATGGAACCTATTATCGGATACAGTTCTTCTTCTCAAAAGGACTGGAAGAAGTCTCTTGAAAATGCTGTATTCGATCAGAAACTTAATCTGGAAGGAAAAGAATTCTTTTGCTTAGTTTGCACAAATGCTACTTTTTCAAGTTCTTTTGTACAGACACAATTAAATAGAATTAATGGTGATTGTTTACTACTTGTTGATGAAGCACATAATTTTGGTTCGTTAAATTTAAGAAAGCTGCTTGATGAAAAATATAATTATCGTCTGGCTCTTTCAGCTACACTTGAACGAATATATGATGAAGACGGAACAAAGAAACTCATGGAGTATTTCGGCAATAAGTGTATAGAATATGATCTAAGAAGAGCTATAGAAGAAAAGAAACTTACACGATATAAATATTATCCGGTTTTGGTTGAGCTTACTTCCGATGAATTAAAAAAAGTACAATGCATTAACAAGGCAGATCGTACGTTCCGGTTTATCTGTAGATAA
- a CDS encoding MotA/TolQ/ExbB proton channel family protein: MKFNVLKRTAKKYASLISILLMLALAVIAWFLLKDNLTGFMIALNSIALGIMGVSTWFSFFSRFKKFNKIADDLENVTQSILMNSNGDVKSAIIFEQDVLSECYDNYLSDSKKYSCDISDYINEDLLDSAINKSISDQISGIMTGIGLLGTFVGLIVGLRNFSGDTEQLASGIPMLLDGMKTAFLTSVFGVIYSIFYNLFYKAIYKDGIEALHNFYNAFYSHVDEEPDTKNINQMIDFQRAQNDILLRMPEVMSESVSKAMVSEINNVLTPTMNKLDELLSEFINQAINSQKENLETIVNHFVSSMNEALHDKFADLGETIEKTCEVSKQNNELMQTVVSDIIKQETTLAQMNNALDDALDNIGKYENLLNQYNESLLENNKETQTLIKEIGAMQTEAIGGVRELKEDLSNSLGYIKGVQELVTSTYSDTIGGIGAMKDSVNEVFRETSAEVRTMQEELKKSVADTNQIMQEGIKEYFIETATRVTEIQSDLVECIAKNSAEMHDKVKDIIADSTNTLTEKIEETITRFQNGFTDSFKNVSVDVKQFTDALSKTMDQTNNVVTSMKKMSDSNVEVLDSNRKLISSLDEKIQTLTNSYKETAESTIKQMDEQTNIFKDVVSNLVSELSKSGETFSEQCSSRLNELMETYRKISEDSLRNLKCELDTVSELSNGVLNELKGIKSKIGSECHELESSLGKSLTTSFDTFDRNLAEITGHLNSSIKGIQEVVDSIQPSLYKSINQMTDTLDKCADKLSKETADQG; encoded by the coding sequence ATGAAATTTAATGTTCTAAAAAGAACTGCAAAAAAATATGCATCACTGATCAGTATTTTACTTATGCTGGCTCTTGCCGTTATAGCATGGTTTTTGCTTAAGGATAATCTGACTGGTTTTATGATTGCGCTCAACTCTATAGCGCTTGGAATCATGGGTGTCAGTACATGGTTTTCTTTTTTCAGCCGTTTTAAGAAGTTTAATAAAATAGCTGATGATCTTGAAAATGTCACTCAGTCAATTCTAATGAATTCAAATGGAGATGTAAAATCTGCAATTATATTTGAACAGGATGTACTTTCAGAGTGTTATGACAATTACCTTTCTGACAGTAAAAAGTATAGTTGCGACATTTCTGATTATATAAATGAAGACCTGCTCGATTCTGCCATAAACAAAAGTATATCAGATCAGATTTCTGGTATTATGACAGGTATCGGTCTGCTTGGAACATTCGTCGGACTTATCGTCGGATTGAGAAATTTCTCAGGCGATACTGAGCAGCTGGCCTCAGGAATCCCGATGCTTCTTGATGGTATGAAAACAGCTTTTCTTACCTCGGTATTCGGTGTAATCTATTCTATTTTCTATAATCTTTTTTATAAAGCAATATATAAGGACGGAATAGAGGCACTGCATAATTTCTATAATGCTTTTTACAGTCATGTCGATGAGGAACCAGATACTAAAAATATCAATCAGATGATTGATTTTCAGCGCGCTCAGAACGATATTCTTTTAAGAATGCCTGAAGTTATGTCTGAATCAGTTTCCAAAGCTATGGTCAGCGAAATCAATAATGTTCTTACTCCTACAATGAATAAGCTAGATGAGCTTCTTAGCGAGTTTATTAATCAGGCTATAAATAGTCAGAAGGAGAATCTGGAGACAATCGTAAACCATTTTGTTTCCAGTATGAACGAGGCTTTGCATGATAAATTTGCAGATCTTGGTGAAACGATAGAAAAAACATGTGAAGTATCAAAGCAGAATAATGAACTGATGCAAACTGTTGTTTCCGATATTATTAAGCAGGAAACAACTCTGGCACAAATGAATAATGCGCTTGATGATGCTCTTGATAACATTGGAAAGTATGAGAATCTACTTAATCAGTATAATGAGTCTCTTCTTGAAAATAATAAAGAAACACAGACTCTTATCAAGGAAATCGGAGCAATGCAGACAGAAGCCATTGGCGGCGTCAGAGAACTCAAAGAAGATCTTTCGAATTCTCTTGGATATATTAAGGGTGTTCAGGAACTTGTTACTTCAACGTATTCTGATACAATTGGCGGTATAGGAGCTATGAAGGATAGCGTAAATGAAGTGTTCCGGGAAACCTCCGCTGAAGTTCGTACTATGCAGGAAGAGTTAAAAAAATCTGTTGCAGATACAAACCAGATCATGCAGGAAGGAATCAAGGAATACTTTATTGAAACAGCAACGAGAGTAACTGAAATTCAGTCTGATTTAGTCGAATGTATTGCTAAGAATTCAGCTGAAATGCATGATAAGGTGAAGGACATTATTGCCGATTCTACAAACACTCTCACAGAAAAAATAGAAGAAACTATAACGAGATTTCAAAATGGATTTACAGATTCGTTTAAAAATGTTTCAGTTGATGTTAAGCAATTTACTGATGCCCTTTCCAAAACTATGGATCAGACTAATAATGTTGTAACTTCTATGAAGAAAATGTCGGATAGCAATGTAGAAGTTCTTGATAGTAATCGTAAGTTAATCAGCTCCCTTGATGAAAAAATCCAGACACTTACTAATTCATATAAGGAAACTGCAGAGAGTACAATTAAGCAGATGGATGAACAGACAAATATATTTAAGGACGTTGTTTCTAATCTTGTATCTGAACTTAGCAAGTCCGGCGAAACATTTTCCGAACAGTGCAGCAGCAGGCTTAATGAACTTATGGAAACCTATAGGAAAATATCAGAAGATTCTCTTCGTAATCTTAAATGTGAACTCGATACAGTAAGTGAACTTTCAAATGGAGTGCTGAATGAACTTAAGGGTATCAAATCAAAGATTGGCTCAGAATGTCATGAACTTGAAAGTTCACTTGGAAAATCGCTGACAACTTCATTTGATACATTTGACAGAAATCTTGCTGAAATAACCGGACATTTGAATTCTTCTATAAAGGGAATCCAGGAGGTCGTTGACAGTATTCAGCCATCATTATATAAGTCAATCAATCAGATGACTGATACACTCGACAAATGTGCGGATAAATTAAGCAAGGAAACTGCGGATCAGGGGTGA
- a CDS encoding AAA family ATPase: MLVDKLNLKNFRKYEDFEIEFKDRLTVIIGANGSGKSTIIDATGKLLSVVFRSLFDFKSETMRKNDIRLNKGEKCFPVEISMSGYVSGLECSYTQTMKYNGNRNSYAASEVSGIYNDKLAKENDNTVLPVVCAYGAGRLWNNSESISLDNLTKTSFSRKNGYSSCLDAHLDSKSMNIWFEKMTYLELQSRKSDALLSAVTEAVEDAFKLLSGFSSVKVQSNLLEHELEVTYKDKKKKGTCASYITIK; the protein is encoded by the coding sequence ATGTTAGTTGATAAACTTAACCTGAAAAATTTCAGAAAATACGAAGATTTTGAAATTGAGTTTAAAGACAGACTTACCGTGATCATTGGTGCTAATGGAAGCGGTAAATCTACAATAATTGATGCAACAGGGAAGTTATTAAGCGTTGTATTCAGATCTCTTTTTGATTTCAAAAGCGAAACTATGAGAAAAAATGATATTCGACTTAATAAAGGTGAGAAATGCTTCCCGGTTGAAATATCAATGTCAGGATATGTTTCGGGACTGGAATGCAGTTATACCCAGACAATGAAATATAACGGCAACAGAAACAGCTATGCTGCTTCTGAAGTTTCAGGAATTTATAATGATAAACTTGCAAAAGAGAATGATAATACTGTTTTACCGGTTGTTTGTGCATACGGTGCCGGACGATTATGGAATAACTCTGAAAGTATTTCGCTTGATAATCTTACGAAGACATCTTTCAGTCGTAAAAACGGATATTCCAGCTGCCTTGATGCTCATCTTGATTCAAAATCAATGAATATCTGGTTTGAGAAAATGACTTATCTTGAATTGCAGTCCCGTAAAAGCGATGCTTTGTTATCTGCCGTAACTGAGGCTGTTGAAGATGCATTTAAACTGTTAAGTGGATTTAGCAGTGTAAAGGTACAGAGCAATTTGCTGGAACATGAGCTTGAAGTAACTTATAAAGATAAGAAAAAAAAAGGAACATGTGCTTCTTACATCACAATTAAGTGA
- a CDS encoding AAA family ATPase has translation MLLKSITLTDFRQFKGTQKVEFATDSQKNVTVIMGVNGSGKTTLAQAFTWCLYGKTDFSDPNVLCKATLQEMGQNTSKTVSVAIELRHNGIDYTITRKQVYTVDMVGTLRKPLFAEQEIAFKDRDGNRRFVPDFERDYKIKEILPFELSKYFFFDGERIGNMSKEIQSGKSDEFADAVKNLLGLKSYISAMTHLKGVRAGKNTVIGSYNDQYSDDADGKIREYSNKIMSFETELDSKNKRIDELNQRLEIINQKKIDLSIIIEKNKSSEQLANQKKILESDIKHKKERISGYTTAMIANFGLYYKNHFSKKMMIDALSVLSETDKLDKGVPDIHKRTIEFLIKRGCCICGNPITLDSDEYKTLIDLLQYIPPKALGNMINDFVKECKTKIENTPDLFELLKRDVADKRTEENSLDRDYRLMKSIVDDISKLDDVGSIQQELNKINDEEKKTRYELNELTKRVGVLNSEIEKNETLRKELSLKNDNNRKIELYKAYAERIFNVIKNDYDNQENIVRSKLEENINTIFKKIYNGGLSLKIDERYNVQTIVNDFNSYNEGVETSTAQSISIIFAFIAGVIKVARENDQTNEMLSTEAYPLVMDAPLSAFDKERIQTVCSTLPNIAEQVIIFIKDTDGEIAEKYLSSKIGMNYSFDKVNEFETNLMQR, from the coding sequence ATGTTATTAAAAAGCATTACTCTTACAGATTTCAGGCAGTTTAAGGGGACACAGAAAGTAGAATTTGCAACAGACAGTCAGAAAAACGTAACAGTTATTATGGGTGTAAACGGTTCAGGTAAAACAACTCTTGCTCAGGCTTTTACATGGTGCCTTTATGGAAAAACTGATTTTTCAGATCCTAATGTATTGTGTAAAGCTACTTTGCAGGAAATGGGCCAGAATACCAGTAAAACTGTTAGTGTTGCCATTGAGTTAAGGCATAATGGAATTGATTATACAATAACAAGAAAACAAGTATATACAGTTGATATGGTAGGCACATTAAGAAAGCCTTTATTTGCAGAACAAGAGATAGCATTTAAGGATCGCGATGGTAATAGGAGGTTTGTACCTGATTTTGAAAGAGATTATAAGATAAAAGAGATTTTGCCGTTTGAACTTTCAAAGTACTTTTTCTTTGATGGAGAAAGAATCGGTAATATGAGTAAAGAGATTCAGTCAGGTAAAAGTGATGAGTTTGCAGATGCTGTTAAAAATTTGCTTGGCTTGAAATCATATATTTCAGCCATGACACATTTGAAAGGTGTTCGCGCAGGAAAGAATACTGTAATAGGAAGTTACAATGATCAGTACAGTGATGATGCTGATGGAAAAATTAGAGAATATTCTAACAAAATAATGTCGTTTGAAACAGAACTTGACTCTAAGAATAAAAGAATAGATGAACTTAATCAAAGACTCGAGATAATTAATCAAAAGAAGATAGATTTAAGTATAATAATCGAAAAAAACAAAAGTAGTGAACAGCTGGCCAATCAAAAGAAAATACTTGAGTCAGATATTAAACATAAAAAAGAAAGAATTAGTGGATATACTACTGCGATGATTGCAAATTTTGGCCTTTATTATAAAAACCATTTTAGTAAAAAGATGATGATAGATGCTTTGTCAGTTTTATCGGAAACAGATAAGTTAGATAAAGGTGTTCCGGATATTCATAAGCGAACAATAGAATTTTTAATTAAGCGTGGATGTTGTATATGCGGAAATCCGATTACGCTGGATTCTGATGAATATAAGACACTTATTGATTTGCTTCAGTATATTCCACCCAAAGCTTTAGGGAATATGATTAATGATTTTGTCAAAGAATGCAAAACTAAAATTGAAAATACACCGGATCTTTTTGAATTACTTAAACGTGATGTGGCAGATAAAAGAACTGAAGAGAACTCTTTGGACAGAGATTATAGGCTTATGAAAAGCATAGTTGATGATATAAGCAAACTTGACGATGTTGGCTCAATTCAGCAGGAACTTAATAAAATCAATGATGAAGAAAAGAAGACTCGTTATGAATTAAACGAATTAACTAAGAGAGTAGGGGTATTGAATTCTGAAATTGAGAAGAACGAAACTTTGAGAAAAGAACTGTCTTTGAAAAATGACAATAACAGAAAAATAGAGCTTTATAAGGCTTATGCTGAAAGAATATTTAACGTTATTAAGAATGATTATGATAATCAGGAGAATATTGTAAGAAGTAAACTGGAAGAAAACATCAATACAATTTTCAAAAAAATCTATAATGGTGGTTTATCATTAAAAATAGATGAACGTTATAATGTTCAGACAATCGTAAATGATTTTAATAGTTATAATGAAGGTGTGGAGACTTCAACAGCACAGAGCATTTCTATTATTTTTGCTTTTATTGCAGGTGTAATAAAGGTAGCAAGAGAAAATGATCAGACTAATGAAATGCTTTCGACTGAAGCTTATCCGCTTGTTATGGATGCTCCGTTATCAGCATTTGACAAGGAGAGAATACAGACGGTATGTAGTACACTTCCTAATATTGCTGAACAGGTTATCATTTTCATTAAGGATACCGACGGTGAAATCGCAGAAAAGTATCTTAGCAGTAAGATAGGAATGAATTACAGTTTTGATAAAGTAAACGAATTTGAAACTAATCTGATGCAGAGGTGA
- a CDS encoding helix-turn-helix transcriptional regulator translates to MVDNKKIYIDRMIENLPVLRAKSGLTQAELAQVVGVSRQTILAAEKKQRELTWSMFLALLNVFGSNENTASLIDTFEIRPEGYQNSVKKQVECKPSSSINVEKKNESGNSDKLIIEMSSQIKVLNDQLFEVRAKLNELEIEHSQIKEELIMAMNKITSQDEIIEKIMKNRNTD, encoded by the coding sequence ATGGTTGATAACAAAAAAATATATATTGATAGAATGATAGAGAACTTGCCTGTATTAAGAGCTAAAAGTGGATTGACACAAGCAGAACTTGCTCAGGTTGTTGGAGTAAGCAGGCAAACTATTCTTGCCGCGGAAAAGAAGCAAAGAGAGCTTACATGGAGTATGTTTCTGGCATTGTTGAATGTATTTGGATCGAATGAAAATACAGCTTCGTTGATTGATACATTTGAAATTAGACCAGAAGGTTATCAGAATTCAGTAAAAAAGCAAGTAGAATGCAAGCCATCTTCCAGTATTAATGTAGAGAAGAAAAATGAATCAGGTAATAGTGATAAGCTTATCATAGAGATGAGTTCGCAAATAAAAGTTTTGAATGATCAGTTATTTGAAGTCAGAGCTAAATTAAATGAATTAGAAATCGAACATTCTCAAATAAAAGAAGAATTAATAATGGCTATGAATAAGATTACATCACAGGATGAGATAATCGAAAAAATAATGAAAAATCGAAATACCGATTAA
- a CDS encoding aminotransferase class V-fold PLP-dependent enzyme, translated as MILQKSLNSLKIKKPFCVIVSHASNVCGAVAPIEYIFSEAKQSDAVTIVDMCQTAGLIDTDLSSDIFDFAVFEGHKTLYGPMGIGGFICKQSVSVPPLIYGGTGVESANQDMPDEVPVKYEAGSHNISAAAGLNAALKWIMKTGIEKIYSEEQTKKERLVSVLKSYSNINVIEPEESIGVVSCTFDGYSSDNIGQVLSDHDIAVRTGLHCSPYAHKFLGTFPAGTVRFSLNYFNEDADFEKLNEVLEYIEENS; from the coding sequence ATGATACTGCAAAAATCTCTGAACAGTTTAAAAATAAAAAAACCGTTTTGTGTTATTGTAAGTCATGCAAGCAATGTCTGCGGAGCGGTTGCTCCAATTGAATATATCTTTTCAGAAGCAAAACAGTCTGACGCAGTCACTATAGTTGACATGTGCCAGACTGCTGGTCTAATTGATACCGATCTGAGCAGTGACATTTTTGATTTTGCCGTTTTTGAAGGACACAAAACCTTGTATGGACCAATGGGAATCGGCGGATTTATATGCAAACAATCTGTTTCAGTTCCGCCTTTGATTTACGGCGGAACAGGTGTCGAGTCAGCAAATCAGGATATGCCGGATGAAGTACCTGTAAAGTATGAAGCAGGAAGTCATAATATTTCAGCGGCAGCAGGACTTAATGCAGCTCTTAAATGGATCATGAAAACAGGTATAGAAAAGATCTATTCTGAGGAACAGACAAAGAAGGAAAGACTTGTATCTGTTCTTAAATCATATTCAAACATCAATGTCATTGAACCTGAAGAAAGCATAGGAGTTGTATCATGTACCTTTGACGGTTACAGCAGTGACAACATCGGACAGGTTCTTAGTGACCATGACATAGCTGTAAGAACAGGACTTCACTGTTCACCATATGCACATAAGTTTTTAGGAACATTTCCGGCAGGAACGGTACGGTTTAGTTTGAATTACTTTAATGAGGATGCAGACTTTGAAAAGCTGAACGAAGTACTTGAATATATTGAAGAGAATTCATGA
- a CDS encoding sigma factor-like helix-turn-helix DNA-binding protein: MNFIFWRILKKKELIRLFSGLAGIIGEKELDVLRYRYGLNCKRSHTLEETGKKYGVTRERIRQIEARAFRKFKKSVKVSRMFEGYI, translated from the coding sequence ATGAATTTTATATTTTGGAGAATCTTGAAAAAAAAAGAATTGATAAGATTGTTTTCTGGTTTAGCTGGTATAATAGGTGAAAAAGAATTAGATGTTTTACGATATCGCTATGGTTTGAATTGTAAAAGAAGTCATACATTAGAGGAAACAGGAAAAAAGTATGGGGTCACAAGAGAACGTATTCGTCAGATAGAAGCGAGGGCTTTTAGAAAATTTAAAAAAAGTGTTAAAGTATCAAGAATGTTTGAAGGGTATATTTGA
- a CDS encoding AbrB/MazE/SpoVT family DNA-binding domain-containing protein gives MKTTGVVRKIDDLGRIVLPMEVRKGLGIEDKESLEIFTDEDMIILKKLNGSCVICGSSDNLIDYKGKSLCRACVEGLQF, from the coding sequence ATGAAAACAACAGGTGTAGTAAGAAAAATCGATGACCTTGGCAGAATAGTATTACCTATGGAAGTCAGAAAAGGTTTAGGCATTGAAGATAAGGAAAGCTTAGAAATCTTTACTGATGAAGATATGATAATACTAAAGAAACTGAATGGTTCATGTGTTATATGCGGGAGCAGCGATAATCTTATTGACTATAAAGGAAAGAGTTTATGTCGTGCGTGTGTTGAAGGGCTACAGTTTTAA